Proteins from one Pygocentrus nattereri isolate fPygNat1 chromosome 16, fPygNat1.pri, whole genome shotgun sequence genomic window:
- the LOC108431240 gene encoding olfactory receptor 10T2-like produces MNMTEPVTFFIIEGLKDKYMILFPIFLTIYVLVLGGNSMIIYLVRTDPKLNSPMYFFLHHLSFCDMIYTSSSIPNMLSGFLVDVKTISKMGCFAQMYIFLSMTVVGRGLLTVMAFDRYLAICHPLRYTSIMTRRIRYLLIFLAWLFGWFIPFPALIIALPLPFCGPNIVKHIFCDHTSVVRLACTDTTRNNIVSLTFALFAIISTFLLILASYICIGKAISKMGSAERLKAAATCVSHLIVVCISYVSASCVYISYRVATFDPDVRLIIAVLYSVLTPLLNPFIYSLRNKELKDALKRAFCRYSAASHAVRKTVPSISS; encoded by the coding sequence ATGAACATGACTGAGCCAGTAACGTTTTTCATCATTGAGGGACTGAAAGATAAATACATGATTCTATTTCCTATTTTCCTTACAATATATGTACTTGTTTTAGGGGGCAACAGTATGATTATATATCTGGTCAGAACAGACCCCAAACTAAATTCGCCCATGTACTTTTTCCTCCACCATCTATCCTTCTGTGATATGATCTATACATCAAGCAGCATCCCAAATATGCTTTCAGGATTTCTAGTCGATGTCAAGACTATTTCCAAAATGGGCTGCTTTGCGCAGATGTATATTTTCCTCTCTATGACTGTAGTAGGACGTGGTTTGCTGACGGTGATGGCTTTTGACCGATACTTAGCCATCTGCCATCCTTTGCGATACACATCAATCATGACCAGGAGGATTCGTTATTTGCTCATATTTTTAGCATGGCTGTTTGGGTGGTTTATTCCTTTCCCTGCCTTGATCATAGCTCTGCCACTGCCCTTCTGTGGGCCCAACATAGTTAAGCATATCTTCTGTGATCATACCTCAGTCGTGCGCCTGGCTTGCACTGACACTACAAGAAACAATATAGTATCATTAACATTTGCTTTATTTGCCATTATTTCTACCTTCCTGCTGATTCTGGCCTCTTATATTTGCATTGGAAAAGCCATCAGCAAAATGGGCTCAGCTGAGAGACTGAAAGCTGCTGCTACTTGTGTGTCTCACCTTATTGTGGTCTGCATCTCCTATGTGTCTGCGTCCTGTGTGTACATCTCCTACAGAGTGGCCACGTTTGACCCAGACGTGCGTTTGATTATTGCTGTGCTTTACTCTGTGCTGACGCCCCTCCTGAACCCCTTCATTTACAGCTTGAGGAACAAAGAGCTGAAGGATGCACTGAAAAGAGCCTTCTGCAGATACAGTGCGGCGTCTCATGCAGTCAGGAAAACTGTGCCCTCTATATCATCATGA
- the LOC108431341 gene encoding neuronal acetylcholine receptor subunit alpha-9-II isoform X3 → MVKTKREIVYSSVKCAPSPSSLLCPGSLYFHVTSLPKLHPQPSMHCLFQCSPTATGFPYLFIISLLKLAHYNADDQFSSSMETNVVISYDGHITWDQPAITKSSCKVDVSFFPFDAQQCRLTFGSWTHNGNQMDILNGMDSADLADFVENVEWEVLGMPAKKNIILYGCCSDPYPDITYTLQLKRRASFYIFNLLIPCMMISFLAPLGFYLPADSGEKVSLGVTVLLALTVFQLLVAESMPPSENVPLIGKYYIATMTMITASTALTIFIMNIHHCGPEARPVPEWARRFILHYLARICFVYEVGESCLSVQTEKTAKRGASWTVNGQTRKEELALKTRKIIASEANDSQKLKDHKEEVEDDLSAALSPEANVTAWKDGAFVNIDYGDVSGAVGGCEGRRGTGGGRDGESFGAVGGKDSVKRKELLLKGQCICHHQSLLRNIEYIANCYHDQKATQRRSGEWRKVAKVMDRFFMWIFFIMVFLMSLLIMGKAI, encoded by the exons aTGGTTAAAACGAAAAGGGAAATAGTGTACAGTTCTGTAAAGTGTGCACCATCTCCCTCTAGTCTTTTGTGCCCTGGCAGCCTATATTTTCACGTTACTTCACTGCCCAAACTTCATCCTCAACCGTCCATGCACTGCTTATTCCAGTGCTCACCTACAGCCACAGGTTTTCCATATCTGTTCATCATTTCCCTCTTAAAACTGGCACACTACAA TGCTGATGACCAGTTCTCCAGCTCCATGGAGACCAATGTGGTGATCAGCTATGATGGCCATATCACTTGGGATCAGCCAGCCATTACCAAGAGCTCCTGCAAGGTGGATGTCTCCTTCTTCCCCTTTGATGCCCAGCAGTGCCGCCTCACCTTCGGTTCCTGGACTCATAACGGGAACCAGATGGACATTCTCAATGGAATGGACAGTGCTGACCTGGCTGACTTTGTGGAGAATGTTGAGTGGGAAGTGCTTGGAATGCCGGCAAAGAAGAATATTATACTGTATGGTTGCTGCTCAGACCCATATCCAGATATCACCTACACACTGCAGTTGAAGAGGAGAGCTTCTTTCTACATATTCAACCTCCTCATTCCATGTATGATGATTTCCTTTCTGGCTCCCCTGGGCTTCTACTTGCCAGCTGACTCAGGAGAAAAAGTCTCCCTTGGGGTTACAGTACTACTGGCTCTCACTGTCTTCCAGTTGTTAGTGGCAGAGAGCATGCCACCCTCTGAAAACGTGCCGCTTATTG GGAAATACTACATAGCCACAATGACCATGATCACAGCCTCCACAGCCCTGACTATCTTCATTATGAACATCCATCACTGTGGTCCTGAGGCACGACCTGTGCCTGAGTGGGCTCGCCGTTTCATACTACACTACTTGGCGCGAATCTGCTTTGTGTATGAGGTCGGTGAAAGCTGTCTATCAGTCCAGACTGAGAAGACTGCCAAGAGAGGAGCTAGCTGGACCGTCAATGGCCAGACCAGAAAGGAGGAACTGGCTTTGAAGACAAGAAAAATCATAGCCAGTGAAGCTAATGATTCTCAGAAGCTGAAAGACCACAAAGAAGAAGTGGAAGACGACCTGAGTGCAGCCCTGTCACCGGAAGCAAACGTAACAGCCTGGAAGGATGGGGCTTTTGTGAACATTGATTATGGAGATGTGTCAGGAGCGGTAGGTGGGTGTGAAGGACGAAGAGGAACaggtggagggagagatggtGAAAGTTTTGGAGCTGTGGGAGGGAAGGACTCAGTGAAAAGGAAAGAGTTGCTACTCAAGGGCCAGTGCATATGTCATCACCAGTCTTTGCTGAGGAACATTGAGTACATTGCCAACTGTTATCATGACCAAAAGGCCACACAGAGACGGAGTGGGGAGTGGCGTAAAGTTGCTAAGGTGATGGATCGCTTCTTCATGTGGATCTTCTTCATCATGGTCTTCCTCATGAGTTTGCTCATCATGGGAAAAGCTATTTGA